In Wenyingzhuangia fucanilytica, the following are encoded in one genomic region:
- a CDS encoding ABC transporter ATP-binding protein yields the protein MKNVVLKATALNIGYPVSKKTISICNQIDFELYKGELLCLLGRNGSGKSTLLKTIANMLSPIEGSIEINEKNIDNLPPKELAKFIAVVLTESIPESSLTVYETIALGRQPYTNWLGKLSDQDISIVHNAMNLTDTTELSNKLIHQLSDGQLQRVMIARALTQDTPIILLDEPTSHLDIHHKINIFKILAKICKETEKTVLISTHEINLALKTSDRLLLIDQKKFNVGKSTDIAIQENLMTIFNSDDIRYDSHSNQFIF from the coding sequence ATGAAAAATGTAGTATTAAAAGCAACAGCACTTAATATTGGTTATCCTGTTTCTAAAAAAACAATTAGTATTTGTAATCAAATTGATTTTGAACTTTACAAAGGAGAGTTATTATGTTTACTTGGCCGAAACGGTTCAGGAAAATCTACTCTTTTAAAAACTATTGCCAATATGCTTAGCCCTATTGAAGGGAGTATTGAGATTAATGAAAAAAACATTGATAACCTGCCACCTAAAGAATTGGCTAAATTTATTGCTGTTGTACTTACAGAAAGCATCCCTGAAAGTTCTTTAACAGTTTATGAAACCATTGCATTAGGAAGACAACCTTACACCAATTGGTTGGGAAAATTATCTGACCAAGATATTTCTATCGTTCATAATGCAATGAATTTGACAGACACTACTGAGTTATCAAACAAATTAATCCATCAATTAAGTGATGGACAATTACAACGTGTGATGATTGCACGAGCTTTAACACAAGACACTCCTATTATTTTACTTGATGAACCAACCTCTCATTTAGATATACATCATAAAATCAACATTTTTAAAATCTTAGCTAAAATCTGTAAAGAGACTGAAAAAACCGTTTTAATATCTACACACGAAATAAATTTAGCTTTAAAAACTTCTGATAGATTGTTATTGATAGATCAAAAGAAATTTAACGTTGGAAAATCAACAGATATAGCAATTCAAGAAAACTTGATGACTATTTTTAATTCTGATGATATACGTTATGATAGCCATAGCAATCAATTTATATTTTAA
- a CDS encoding SnoaL-like domain-containing protein — translation MLTMTTQEIANRLVNLCKRGQNALAQVELYDDHIESIELYSNRYKKTKGIAKVQRKTAMFFELAQKIHHSEVSEPLVAGNHFCIKISLDVTLRGFGRVQLEELCIYHVKDEKIFKEEFFYTPSLV, via the coding sequence ATGTTAACTATGACCACACAAGAAATTGCAAATAGACTGGTGAACCTTTGTAAAAGAGGACAAAATGCTTTGGCTCAAGTTGAACTATATGATGACCATATTGAAAGTATTGAATTATACTCTAATAGATACAAAAAAACCAAGGGAATAGCTAAAGTGCAAAGAAAAACAGCCATGTTTTTTGAATTGGCACAAAAAATTCATCACTCAGAAGTTTCCGAACCACTTGTTGCTGGAAATCATTTTTGCATAAAAATAAGTCTAGATGTTACTCTTAGAGGATTTGGACGTGTGCAACTAGAAGAACTTTGTATTTATCATGTAAAAGATGAAAAGATTTTTAAAGAGGAATTTTTTTATACACCTTCTTTAGTATAA
- a CDS encoding FecCD family ABC transporter permease, which translates to MFILLIAIAIFNIYTGSISIPFKEIWNVVTNNPNSSENYQYIITEYRLPKTVTSILVGIGLGISGLLMQTFFRNPLAGPFVLGISSGASLGVALLIMGGSFFGSLPYLYHFSIPLAASLGSFFVLSIVMITARNIRNTMSILIIGLMFGSFTTAIISVLSYFSSATELQQYIFWSFGSLGNLQWSELYLLIGIVSISAVGLLFIIKPLDALLLGENYATSLGISIKKTQSIIFIVTSLLTGSITAFVGPIAFIGLAIPHITKLIFQTSNHKILLPAVGIIGAIVMLICDSLTHISVGSKTLPINAITSIFGAPIVIWLLVSKSKKIGS; encoded by the coding sequence TTGTTTATATTATTAATTGCTATTGCTATTTTTAATATTTACACAGGCAGTATTAGTATTCCCTTTAAAGAAATTTGGAACGTTGTTACCAATAATCCTAACAGCTCTGAAAACTACCAATATATAATTACAGAATACAGACTACCAAAAACGGTTACAAGTATTCTAGTTGGTATTGGACTTGGAATAAGTGGATTGTTAATGCAAACTTTTTTTAGAAATCCATTAGCTGGTCCTTTTGTATTAGGAATTAGTTCCGGGGCAAGTTTAGGTGTTGCACTATTAATTATGGGAGGAAGTTTTTTTGGTTCACTTCCTTATTTGTATCATTTTTCTATACCACTAGCCGCAAGTTTAGGTTCTTTTTTTGTTTTAAGCATTGTAATGATTACTGCAAGAAACATAAGAAACACAATGTCTATTCTGATTATTGGACTTATGTTTGGTAGTTTTACTACTGCCATAATTAGTGTATTGTCTTATTTTAGTTCTGCCACAGAATTACAACAGTATATTTTTTGGAGTTTTGGAAGTTTAGGAAACCTTCAATGGTCGGAATTATACTTATTAATAGGAATAGTTTCTATTAGCGCAGTAGGTTTGTTATTTATCATTAAACCTTTAGACGCCCTTTTACTAGGAGAAAATTACGCAACAAGTTTAGGTATATCAATAAAAAAAACACAAAGTATCATTTTTATTGTTACAAGTTTGTTGACTGGTAGTATCACAGCTTTTGTAGGGCCAATTGCTTTTATTGGGTTAGCTATACCACATATTACCAAATTGATTTTTCAAACTTCAAATCATAAAATTTTACTTCCTGCGGTTGGAATTATTGGAGCTATAGTAATGTTAATATGCGATAGTTTAACTCATATTTCTGTAGGATCAAAAACTTTACCCATCAATGCAATTACTTCTATTTTTGGAGCTCCAATTGTTATTTGGTTATTGGTTTCAAAATCTAAAAAAATAGGATCATGA
- a CDS encoding non-canonical purine NTP diphosphatase: MKIVFATHNNNKLKEVAALLPNIELLSLTDIGCTEEIPETADTLEGNAKIKANHVTEKYGYPCFADDTGLLVDALNGEPGVYSARYAGEHGNAEKNMDLLLKNLEGTSNRKACFKTIICLNLNNQQHLFEGICNGNILEKRQGDEGFGYDPIFTPNGYQLSFAEMSLDEKGKISHRGLAVQKLIAFLQNL, from the coding sequence ATGAAAATAGTTTTTGCCACTCATAACAACAATAAATTAAAAGAAGTAGCTGCTTTACTTCCTAACATTGAATTATTATCCTTAACAGATATTGGTTGTACAGAGGAAATTCCTGAAACTGCCGATACTTTAGAAGGGAACGCTAAAATTAAAGCCAATCATGTTACAGAAAAATATGGATATCCTTGTTTTGCAGATGATACAGGTTTATTGGTAGATGCATTAAACGGTGAACCAGGTGTTTACTCTGCAAGATATGCCGGAGAACATGGAAATGCTGAAAAAAACATGGACTTGTTACTAAAAAATCTTGAAGGAACATCTAACCGAAAAGCATGTTTTAAAACGATTATCTGTTTAAACCTTAATAATCAACAACATTTATTTGAAGGAATCTGTAATGGTAACATTTTAGAAAAAAGACAAGGTGATGAAGGTTTTGGATACGACCCTATTTTTACCCCTAATGGATATCAACTTTCTTTTGCCGAAATGAGTTTAGACGAAAAAGGAAAAATTAGTCACAGAGGATTAGCGGTTCAAAAATTAATAGCCTTTTTACAAAACCTATAA
- a CDS encoding YihY/virulence factor BrkB family protein yields MEIKDIHKEDSVEEVLKDVPVMNWFVRTGKKIPVPGLEGMTLYDLLEMYFIGIVKGALTSRAGGISFSFFMALFPFMLFMLTLIPFIPIDGFQENFMMLISELLPPKTFDAVDTVLADIANNKYGGLLSFGFIVSIFLMTNGVNAIFAAFEYSVHVKKIRNVVKQYLISLGTSLTMSFMLILTVAITIFFEFGLEFIYTKGWLPKDLMWVGNLRYLLFMFLIFCNVSMLYYFGTSEGKQTNFFSAGSVLTTVLSLLTFYGFGIYVVKFSKYNELYGSIGTLLVLMLFIWLNSMILLLGFELNASITRLRNEHKLKRIEEKEMMGEHFD; encoded by the coding sequence TTGGAAATTAAAGACATACATAAAGAAGATTCTGTAGAAGAAGTATTAAAAGATGTGCCTGTAATGAACTGGTTTGTTCGTACTGGTAAAAAAATTCCTGTTCCCGGTTTAGAAGGAATGACCTTGTATGATTTACTCGAAATGTATTTTATAGGAATTGTAAAAGGAGCTTTAACGTCTAGAGCAGGAGGTATTTCTTTTAGTTTTTTTATGGCTTTGTTTCCTTTTATGCTTTTTATGTTAACACTAATTCCTTTTATACCTATAGATGGTTTTCAGGAAAATTTTATGATGTTAATATCAGAGTTGTTACCACCAAAAACTTTTGATGCTGTTGATACAGTTTTGGCAGATATTGCAAATAATAAATATGGAGGATTACTTTCTTTTGGTTTTATAGTGTCTATCTTTTTAATGACTAATGGAGTAAATGCTATTTTTGCTGCTTTTGAATATTCTGTACATGTTAAGAAAATAAGAAATGTGGTTAAGCAGTATCTAATATCATTGGGAACTTCTTTAACCATGTCCTTTATGTTGATTTTAACTGTGGCTATTACTATATTCTTTGAGTTTGGTTTAGAGTTTATCTACACAAAAGGATGGTTGCCAAAAGATTTAATGTGGGTTGGAAATTTACGTTACCTACTATTTATGTTTTTAATTTTTTGTAACGTATCAATGTTGTATTATTTTGGAACATCAGAAGGTAAACAAACCAATTTCTTTTCTGCAGGTTCTGTTTTAACAACAGTATTGTCATTATTGACTTTTTATGGATTTGGAATTTATGTGGTTAAATTTTCTAAATACAACGAATTATATGGATCTATTGGAACGCTTTTGGTATTGATGCTTTTTATATGGCTAAACTCTATGATTCTTTTATTAGGTTTTGAGTTAAATGCTAGTATTACTAGATTGAGAAATGAACATAAATTAAAAAGAATAGAAGAAAAAGAGATGATGGGAGAACATTTTGACTAA
- the rlmH gene encoding 23S rRNA (pseudouridine(1915)-N(3))-methyltransferase RlmH has product MKIVLLAIGKTDDKNLTQLIDNYQNRLKHYIKFELNIIPDIKNVKNLSEAQQKEKEGELILKKLQPTDHLILLDEKGKEFRSVNFADFLQKKMNSGIKQLVLVIGGPYGFSDDVYAKAQGKISLSKMTFSHQMIRLFMVEQLYRGFTILKNEPYHHE; this is encoded by the coding sequence ATGAAAATTGTTCTTTTGGCTATTGGTAAAACTGATGATAAAAATCTGACTCAACTAATAGACAATTATCAAAATAGATTAAAACACTATATTAAGTTTGAACTAAATATCATTCCTGATATTAAAAATGTAAAAAATCTTTCCGAAGCTCAACAAAAAGAAAAAGAAGGAGAACTCATTCTAAAAAAACTACAACCTACAGATCATTTAATTTTATTAGATGAAAAAGGAAAAGAATTTAGATCTGTAAACTTTGCAGATTTTTTACAAAAAAAGATGAATTCCGGAATTAAACAATTGGTTTTGGTCATTGGTGGGCCTTATGGTTTTTCTGATGATGTTTATGCCAAAGCACAAGGAAAAATATCTTTATCTAAAATGACCTTTTCACATCAAATGATTCGTTTATTTATGGTAGAACAACTATACCGAGGTTTTACTATTTTAAAAAACGAACCTTATCATCACGAATAA
- the nadC gene encoding carboxylating nicotinate-nucleotide diphosphorylase: MISQAQFDKEIQMIIANAIREDVGDGDHSSLACIPSSAVGKAKLLVKDTGIIAGVDFALEVFKYVDESLEIEVLIKDGEKVNHGDVVLYVSGSSLSILKAERLVLNAMQRMSAIATKTAHYVDLLKGTETKILDTRKTTPGIRAIEKWAVKIGGGENHRFALYDMIMLKDNHIDFAGGVAQAIKQTKEYLKANNKDLKIIVEARDLKEIEEIIQFDGIHRVLIDNFNYEDTKKAVALIGDKAGTESSGGINEETLRKYAECGVQYISSGALTHSVYNLDLSLKAID; encoded by the coding sequence ATGATTAGTCAAGCACAGTTTGATAAAGAAATTCAGATGATTATTGCCAATGCCATTAGAGAAGATGTGGGAGATGGAGATCATTCATCATTGGCATGTATTCCATCAAGCGCCGTTGGAAAAGCAAAATTATTGGTAAAAGATACAGGGATTATTGCTGGAGTAGACTTTGCTTTAGAGGTTTTTAAATATGTTGATGAGTCTTTAGAAATAGAAGTACTTATTAAGGATGGTGAAAAAGTGAATCATGGCGATGTTGTTCTGTATGTTTCAGGTAGTTCTTTGTCAATCTTAAAAGCAGAAAGATTAGTACTTAATGCCATGCAACGAATGAGTGCGATTGCAACCAAAACGGCTCATTATGTTGATTTATTAAAAGGTACCGAAACTAAAATTTTAGATACTAGAAAAACCACACCAGGAATTCGTGCCATTGAAAAGTGGGCTGTAAAAATTGGTGGTGGAGAAAATCATCGTTTTGCTTTGTATGATATGATTATGCTAAAAGACAATCATATAGATTTTGCTGGGGGAGTGGCTCAAGCTATCAAACAAACAAAAGAGTATTTAAAAGCAAACAACAAAGATTTAAAAATTATTGTTGAAGCTAGAGATTTAAAAGAAATTGAAGAAATTATTCAGTTTGATGGAATTCATAGAGTTTTAATTGATAACTTTAATTATGAGGATACTAAAAAAGCAGTAGCCTTAATTGGCGATAAAGCAGGAACGGAATCTTCAGGAGGAATCAACGAAGAAACTTTAAGAAAATATGCAGAATGTGGCGTTCAGTATATTTCATCTGGTGCTTTAACGCACTCTGTTTATAATTTAGATTTAAGTTTAAAAGCAATAGATTAG
- the hisG gene encoding ATP phosphoribosyltransferase codes for MSTLKIAIQKSGRLNEDSLQLLKECGISIDHRNAQLKATARNFPLEVFYLRNGDIPQYLEDGVVDIAILGENTLIEKGDKLPIVERLGFSKCKVSLAVPKDVDYTGISYFEGKRIATSYTNTLEKFLKEKNIKASYHKIAGSVEIAPNIGLADGICDIVSSGGTLFANGLKEAEVMFWSEAVLTSSPKLSEEKQALLDKLQFRIQAILKGRANRYVLLNAPNNKVDDIIKVIPGMKSPTVLPLAQEGWSSIHTVIPKDKFWDILDELKALGAEGILTTEIEKMVL; via the coding sequence ATGAGCACATTAAAAATTGCCATTCAAAAATCTGGAAGATTAAATGAAGATTCTTTACAACTTTTAAAAGAATGTGGAATCTCAATAGATCATCGCAATGCACAGTTAAAAGCTACAGCGAGAAATTTTCCTTTAGAAGTTTTTTATTTGAGAAATGGAGATATTCCTCAATATTTAGAAGATGGAGTGGTAGATATTGCTATTTTAGGTGAAAATACTTTGATTGAAAAAGGAGATAAGTTACCTATAGTAGAACGTTTAGGTTTTTCTAAATGTAAAGTTTCATTAGCAGTGCCTAAGGATGTAGATTATACAGGTATTTCTTATTTTGAAGGAAAGCGTATTGCAACTTCATACACAAATACTTTAGAGAAGTTTTTAAAAGAAAAAAACATAAAAGCTAGTTATCATAAAATTGCAGGGTCTGTAGAGATTGCTCCAAATATTGGTTTGGCAGATGGAATTTGTGATATTGTTAGTTCTGGAGGAACGTTGTTTGCCAACGGATTAAAAGAAGCAGAAGTAATGTTTTGGTCTGAAGCAGTATTGACATCATCACCTAAATTATCTGAAGAAAAACAAGCTTTATTAGATAAATTACAATTTAGAATTCAGGCAATTTTAAAAGGACGTGCTAACAGATATGTATTGTTAAACGCTCCTAATAATAAGGTTGATGACATTATTAAAGTAATTCCAGGGATGAAATCTCCTACAGTCTTACCTTTAGCACAAGAAGGATGGAGTTCTATACATACAGTAATTCCTAAAGATAAGTTTTGGGATATTTTAGATGAGTTAAAAGCTTTAGGTGCCGAAGGTATTTTAACTACAGAGATAGAGAAAATGGTATTATAA
- the rimK gene encoding 30S ribosomal protein S6--L-glutamate ligase produces MSELKIVGNQEWCHFDKLGIPAIKARIDSGAKTSSIQATDITTYKKNRENWVRFYIQPLTENRSISIECEAKIIGTKIVKSSSGIPEKRYVIKSHVTMGDETWEIELTLADRDNMEFKMLLGRQAMENRMIVNPSEEFILGKISPEEIDHKYKSFVLKKSGLKIAVLASNPELYSNKRLMEAGRARGHEMVFLNVQQCYMKLDTATPEIRYRGGNVINDFDAVIPRIKTSMTFYGCALLRMFKSLGTYCLNEAESISSSRDKLYSSQLFSKNDIHIPTTGFAKSPLDTKDLIHMVGGAPLIIKLLESTQGKGVVLAETNKAAESVINAFKSLNANILVQEFIREANGKDLRCFVVDGRVVASIERTAAKGEFRANIHQGGSASVVKISPEEKKLALKSAKILNLPVAGVDLIRSNKGPLLLEVNSSPGLEGIENATGKDIAGNIIQAIEKRLKYSS; encoded by the coding sequence ATGAGTGAATTAAAAATTGTAGGAAATCAAGAATGGTGTCATTTTGATAAACTAGGAATTCCAGCTATTAAGGCTAGGATAGACTCTGGTGCTAAAACATCATCTATTCAGGCTACAGATATTACAACATATAAAAAAAATCGTGAAAATTGGGTTCGTTTTTATATACAACCGCTTACAGAAAATAGAAGTATTTCTATAGAGTGTGAAGCAAAAATAATAGGAACCAAAATCGTAAAAAGTTCTTCTGGTATTCCAGAAAAAAGATACGTAATCAAGTCTCATGTTACAATGGGTGATGAAACTTGGGAGATAGAACTTACACTTGCTGATAGAGATAACATGGAGTTTAAAATGCTTTTAGGTAGGCAAGCCATGGAAAATAGAATGATTGTAAATCCATCTGAAGAATTTATTTTAGGAAAAATTTCTCCAGAAGAAATAGATCATAAATACAAATCATTTGTTTTAAAAAAATCAGGGTTAAAAATTGCTGTACTTGCTAGTAACCCAGAACTTTATTCTAACAAAAGATTAATGGAAGCTGGTCGTGCAAGAGGTCATGAAATGGTCTTCTTAAATGTTCAACAATGTTACATGAAACTAGATACTGCTACTCCTGAAATACGTTACAGAGGTGGAAATGTAATTAATGATTTTGATGCTGTTATTCCAAGAATTAAAACAAGTATGACATTTTATGGTTGTGCTTTACTTAGAATGTTTAAATCTTTAGGGACTTATTGTTTAAATGAAGCTGAATCTATTTCATCTTCTAGGGATAAATTGTATTCTTCACAATTATTTTCTAAAAATGATATTCATATTCCTACTACTGGTTTTGCTAAATCTCCATTAGATACTAAAGATTTAATTCATATGGTTGGTGGAGCTCCTTTAATTATCAAATTATTAGAAAGTACTCAAGGAAAAGGAGTTGTTTTAGCTGAAACAAATAAAGCAGCTGAATCTGTAATAAACGCCTTTAAAAGCCTTAATGCCAATATTTTAGTACAGGAATTTATTAGAGAAGCAAACGGAAAAGACTTAAGATGTTTTGTTGTTGATGGACGTGTAGTTGCCTCTATAGAAAGAACGGCTGCAAAAGGAGAATTTAGAGCGAACATACACCAAGGAGGATCTGCTTCTGTTGTGAAAATTTCACCAGAAGAAAAGAAACTAGCTTTAAAATCTGCTAAAATATTAAACCTTCCTGTTGCAGGTGTAGATTTAATTAGATCTAACAAAGGTCCATTACTTTTAGAAGTAAACTCTTCACCAGGTTTAGAGGGTATAGAAAATGCTACCGGTAAGGATATTGCTGGTAATATTATACAAGCTATAGAAAAAAGATTGAAATACAGTTCTTAA
- a CDS encoding glycoside hydrolase family 1 protein, which produces MAYFKVKAKQFPDDFNWGVAISAYQNEGKWNTYGKGKSIWDHFTNKSSFKNGNGNVATNFYHHYREDIKKVKELNLDSFRFSISWSRIFPNGIDEINQKGVDFYHNVIDTCIELEIKPWVTLYHWDLPQTLEEKGGWTNREILSWFENYVDFCTKEYGDKVKHWIVLNEPMSFVGLGYFMNMHAPGKKGMKNFLPAAHHATLCQALGGRIIRKNVNNAYIGTTFSCSYVKPINRSIKNKKAAERIDALLNRFFIEPTLGLGYPIDTITGLKQIEKYYQPGDEEIMKFDFDFIGIQYYFKIVAKFSLLPPILFATEVPAIKRNVKVNNMGMEIYPKGIIKMIEKFNAYTNIKDIYITESGVCFDDNIEDGKIKDKNRIDYFKKTFYYTLKAIEKDIKVKGYFIWTLVDNFEWAEGIKPRFGLYYTDFVTEKRIIKKSGVWIQKFLSKKN; this is translated from the coding sequence ATGGCGTATTTTAAAGTAAAAGCAAAACAATTTCCTGATGATTTTAATTGGGGAGTAGCTATTTCGGCATATCAAAACGAAGGAAAGTGGAATACTTACGGAAAAGGAAAGTCTATTTGGGATCATTTTACCAATAAATCAAGTTTTAAAAATGGAAATGGAAATGTAGCCACTAATTTTTATCATCATTATAGAGAAGATATCAAAAAAGTTAAGGAACTCAATTTAGACTCTTTTAGGTTTTCGATATCATGGTCTAGAATATTTCCAAATGGTATTGACGAAATCAATCAGAAAGGAGTAGATTTTTATCACAATGTTATAGATACATGTATTGAGCTTGAAATTAAGCCATGGGTTACATTATATCATTGGGACCTACCTCAAACACTAGAAGAAAAAGGAGGTTGGACCAATAGAGAAATTTTAAGCTGGTTTGAAAATTACGTAGACTTTTGCACAAAAGAATATGGAGACAAAGTTAAACACTGGATTGTTTTAAACGAACCAATGAGTTTTGTTGGGCTAGGGTATTTTATGAATATGCACGCTCCAGGAAAAAAAGGAATGAAAAATTTTTTACCTGCTGCTCATCACGCTACTTTATGCCAAGCACTTGGAGGAAGAATTATTAGAAAAAATGTAAACAATGCATATATAGGTACAACTTTTTCTTGTTCATACGTAAAACCTATTAACAGATCTATTAAGAACAAAAAAGCAGCTGAACGAATTGACGCACTTTTAAATCGTTTTTTTATTGAACCTACTTTAGGACTTGGATATCCTATTGATACCATTACTGGTTTAAAACAAATAGAAAAATACTACCAACCTGGAGATGAAGAAATTATGAAATTTGATTTTGATTTTATAGGAATTCAATACTATTTTAAAATTGTGGCTAAATTCAGCCTACTCCCTCCTATTCTTTTTGCCACAGAAGTTCCTGCTATAAAAAGGAATGTGAAAGTAAATAATATGGGAATGGAAATTTACCCTAAAGGAATTATAAAGATGATAGAAAAGTTTAACGCCTATACTAATATTAAAGACATATATATTACAGAATCTGGCGTTTGTTTTGATGATAATATAGAAGATGGAAAAATAAAAGATAAAAACCGTATTGATTATTTTAAAAAGACCTTTTATTATACATTAAAAGCTATTGAAAAAGATATTAAAGTAAAAGGCTATTTTATATGGACCTTAGTAGATAATTTTGAATGGGCAGAAGGTATTAAACCAAGGTTTGGACTTTATTATACAGATTTTGTTACAGAAAAAAGAATCATTAAGAAATCAGGGGTATGGATTCAAAAATTTTTAAGTAAAAAAAATTAG